tgaagtctagttgagatttaaacTGAGTTTGCTtcaaaattgacattttttctgtcactctcccataaagctttgactggtgaagaacccaggcaacagttgttgtatgcagagtctcttccacATCAGCTGCTGAAGactggaactccttcagagtagtcatagatgtcttggtggcctctctcactcatctccttcttgcacgctcactcagtttgtgaggacggcctgatccaggcagatttacatatttgccatattccttcgatttcttgatgatggcttaaactctggggatgttcagtgccttggatgtttttgtattcatcccctgacatactttcaataaacttttctctgagttgcttggagtgttcttttgtccttatGGTGTAACGGTAGCCAGGAGTCCTGATTgcccagtgactggaccttccagacacaggtgtcttaataCTACAGTCACTGCACTTAGGTAATGCCCATTCACAAGTTGTTTGActacaagcaccaatttgttgaACCgttgttgaattaggtcagtcattttaaaggaagtGAAAATTTACAgaatgcaatcacttattttacctttcatgtgctgtttaattgacattactttgttgaaatctgtcttcactttgacacagaagagttttttttgttatcagaaagccaaatcatattgaccatgattgatttataaaattatgaagggaaaaaacatccaaggggatgaatacttttataggaaCTGTAGCATAATGATAACACCGGTACTTCTGTTGACCACTTTAGTGAGTGACATCATTGTTGTCACATTGCTGCAAAAGGTCTGTAGACTTATTCTTAAGATGCACAAAGATTTAATGGGCaaacaaaatgggaaaaaagtctTAAGACATGCAAATTTCAGCAGCACATCCTAAAATATTAACCACTTTCCTATCTAATTTAAGCACACTCACCATGTCTATTTTGTTGCTCCTCCACAGAACTGGGATGTCCAAGAACTGCTTCATCATGCCATGGAGGTTGACGTAGATGATGGCAGCCAGCATTGCCTGCAAAGTGAGTCAAATATAATTATTTATGGAGAGCTCCAAATTTAAGACACAGAACCTGAAGGTGAGTAAGTAGGCaaagtttttcttaaaaaatagcTGCTGTAGTGACTGCTAAACCCTGAGATATGTTGGCATTTCAGTATTTCAAGTTACATTGTCTTGAAGTCTGGGGAGGGTTTTTTGAAGGGATTTTGGGTTAGATGCCTTAACTAAGATCTAATAAACACAAGCTtaagtgatttttgcatttttttctatatttgtgAAGATTATCTTGATAAACAAAATATGCAGGGgtcacaaacatgttttttgttcaCCACAGTGGTCATTATCAgcaataatacaaaaaaaaaaagaagaaaaaaaaccacCCTATAGGCTTTTTGTTGATAGAACCTGTGCAATGGTGGGCCTACAAAAATACAACATCCCTGCaccatctgttttctttttgatttgtttgatttgatCTTGATACAAAACTTTACAGCCATTAAATCTAATCTCTACTTGGGTATAAATTGCTTTAACAATGtaacaaaacaaactttcagGTATTTTTAAGTAGCCTGCAGCTTTACTCAAACACAGCACTGACACAGCTCGgcctcagctgttgtcatgtttactcttttttaagAGCTTTATAATTTTGCTCATATATTTACTCTCAGACTTGGACACAAACATGTGCTTTTCTTGTGCACAGATGTGAACACAGGCAAACACCCTCACAGTACCTTGGGCAGCTCTTCAAACAGTTTCCCGATCCAGAGCGTGATGACAAGAATAACTACCGCTGATAGAGCCCCAGCAACCTGCAGTGAAGAGGGGAGAGAGGCATGATGAATGGAGAGAGATTAGAGGAAGAGAGTTAAAGAGAAAACTCCTGAAAAGATGGATGATGCAGTGCTTCTTAGAGTGAATTGGTTCATGATTATAAGAGGAGTCAGAGCATCATCAGTTAAAGcgtcctctcctctcctctcctctcctctctcatctGAAATGGGCTTCAGCTGATTAATGGTGTTTTCAAGAATAATCGTTTTAGCCTTTCAGCAAATCTGTTTGTGTAGGTGGACTTTAATGATGGGAGCAAAAATCAATTCTCTAAGAGTTATTTAATGATGCTACTTGTCACACTAACATTGATTGTGACCTACTTTTCAATCAGTTTCACCTTTAAGATAGCTCGGGTAAGTAGCTGTGGGCGAAGTAGTGTTGGGATGAAAATACTGCTCTGAAAATTCTCCTCATATGTCCACGTCCAATTTAACTGTGTCAGCTATAAAAGCCAAAAGACTTCAGAGTTGTGTGGAACAAACATaagaagagccacaaatctgTATGCATGGcaaactaaattttaaaaaaagtagttCTAGATAtagatatttaactttttactggTGCAGCAGAAAGAAAAGTAATGCCACAGTATGGCTGCAGAATTGTAGCAAAAGACTTCTAAATTCATATCCAGTAGTGTCCACATGGGTGTCTTTACTATACTTTCTTCAAAGGATAAAAGTATAAAGGATAAAAGTATTAAGAGCACTTCTAAATAAAGGCCCATACCAACCTGAGTCTTCCCCCCAGTGCTCTCCTGAACCATGGAGCGAGACATAGAGCAGCTGATGGGAATACACTGGAAAAACCCTCCAATAGAGTTACTCAAACCCAGGGCGATTAGTTCCTaaaccagaggaaaaaaacatttaaccatGTGTATATCTATATATTAAACATATTAGTTCATCTACCACTTCCCTACCTGGTTACTGTCCACTTTGTATCCATATTTGAGGGCAAAGATTCGTCCCAGTGAGATGGCAATGCCATAACCAACCACAGCCAGAGCAAAGGCATCTCCAATCACCTGACCAAACAAAGAGGCCATGGGGGCTGCAGGTGGCTGGAGACTAATTGATGGACAAAGTATCAAACATTAGCCATTAAAGTCTTCAAAAGCATATTCTTGTCAGAGTGCTGTGCTTGTCTCTCACCCAGAGGGAATCAGTCCCACAACATCCACTTCATATTTCCCATTCAGGTCCACTTGCCAGGAGATTATTGTTGCAAGAACAACCTAGAGGAAAGATCATAACAGATCTGTAAAAGgcaaatgtgttaaagttggtaCATGTGCATCCTCTTAAACAACCGTCTACTTACACCAAGCAACTCCACTGGAATAGGAATAGGCAGTTTTTTACTCAAGTATGCATTTAGCTCCTTAAGCAGGATGAGGCCAGTTATAGCGACGATACTGACCACAAGAGTACCGATGTTTGTCTCTGGAAGGAGGTAACACACCTCCAACACAGTCTGAAAAGAAGGAAACATTATACAACTGCTGTTAGGGTGTCGGTAAAGGAAGCCTTGGGgaattaaaggtaaaataaaccaacaTTTCTACAGGATAATATGTCAACAATGGTATCAACTGTTGCAATGATTTCATGTTGTGTAGATTAAATCTTTAGAATAAATAAGTGTCTGATTacaaccaaaagaaaaaacagtttttttcatcATAAGCACCTGACActtgaagttttaaaaatggaaccACCATAAAACTGCCTGACTAATCCAAAGTCTGTATATTGCAAATAATGATTAGTGTCAGTCCTACTCTGAGAAAGGGCTGTGATTTTTCTTACATATATCAGTGACATTGGCCCGTTGTATCTCGGTGGGCTGATACCAAATGTGTACTTCAGCTGTGACACAATGACATGGACGGCAGCTCCTGTAGTGTAACCTCGAACCAGCGGCTCTGATAGGTAGGTTACAACAAAACCAAACTGCACCAGGCCCAGCAGGATCTATAGTCAAAACAAACAGCGTGAAAACCAGAGGGAAATTCACATTgaacaggaattaaacattcactcaaaatttcaagaaaatctgctttaacaatcaaaaacagaaaaattccCTTCAGTTCAATtcatttaatacattcatttctTCCTGCTTCCTTTTTTCTAAAGCGCCTTATCCCCAAAGGTCTCTCTCTTTAATTTCTGACATCATAGAGCTGGCAATCCAATAGACCTACAGAACGATGGCAGCCTTTGAGAGAAAGATCGAGAAGTATGCAGAGCTGTGTTCTCGTAAGCTTGGTGGAGGGCTTTCACCTATCCAGTGAAGGTCTGCTGCAGGGGCTACACTGTTCCCCCCAGCAGCTCCTAATGTCTCTCAGGATCCAAGGCTCTGAGCTGAAGAAGGCCAAATGCCTGGCAGAGTAGGCAGAAAAGGGGAGCCTCTGGCTCTGGCTCAGCAGAAAGGGCCAGCTGCAGAGGGTGGAAGGGAGCTGTTGCTCACCAGCTAGAGATATTCTTGGATAAATGAACCAGGAACACGACTGAAGAGTGGCTCCCAGCTGAAGACCCTGCAGCTGGCACTGTCGGGGGTGCGGCAGGTGATGCAGAAATGTCATTCAGGATAGCCTTACCTGTGTCTGTTATTTTTTGGTAGCAACTTTTGCTTTGCAAACTGGAGAAACTTATGTGattcttgtttgttttacagaaaacatgtacataaagattaaaaaaaatcctgaaaatgggAAGCTGTCTTTCACTTTTAATGGTAAGTGGCAAGATTGCCAATAAGATAAAGTTTGACATGTGCAGGTAAGGTTTATATGCTCTTTTAGTAGTTGTGGACAATTTTGATTTAATCATTAACATTTCCAGCCAGTACCAGGTGCTTTTTGAATGTGATGATGGACAATATGTCCATCCAGCCATATAAAAAACACCTTGGCTGTGATGGTGGTAAAGTTTGTTGGCTCTCAACCAGAGGGTCAGAGAGTTAATCACCAGCTCCTGCTAGGCCATCTACACCCTGAGGATTCAACTTCTACCCCAGAAACATCTAAGCCCAAAGACAAGATTGTTCTTAACACAAAGTCTGTGCATTTAGCCCCATTCACTCTGTAATAGTcacaaaaaaactgttttaaatataGCCAACCTTTAATCTATCCCTGTAGTGTTTTAATGATTCAACAATggtaactttaagaaaaaatgcaGGTTTCCATCAAATTGTTGTGATTTTGAAAAGAATGGCTATTCAGCTATTTTTCACTTCATCTAAAATGCATCCTTTTAACAACAGTACAatgcttgctttttttttttattgctatgaGTTAACTGTCTGGGTTATCTTAAAGATATCTGGTTTATGTGTATAAAGCATTTATGTAACATCCATCACCTGAgctcaaaataaaattacattcaTTGGTTTAATTTTGAGCAGCACTAAATCCATTTTAAACTATCTACACCTGAGTATTTCTTTTACTTGGAGTCCAAAGTGCAATTGCttctatgttttattttgatcttGACATCACATGACATGAAATCTTGCTTTCACTCCTCTCAGTTCTGTTTTTGCACAAGCTCTGCAGTCTCGTGACCTTTTAGCATTTTCTATGCTCAtaaggaaaaatgtaaacaaagtccATCTTACAAGCATAAGGCAGTCATTAATTTAAGAACACAAGTGAGAACAATTCAGGACTTAATGAACACATCATGAATCAGATGTAAGTTTCTCTTGGGAACTTTCTTAAGAACATGATTTGGCAGCACGCAGATGGCTTAGCGgtctaaggcgctacccatgtacgcgggcggccctgGTTTAAATCCGGCCTGTGTCCCTTTGCCACACGTCtcttcccactctctctcccatttccgattctatccactgtccttccctATTgattaaaggcatgaaaagcccaaaaataaaaacggAAAAAGAACATGATTTGGAACATGTTGGTAATCGAGGCCCATTTCCCAAAGGTTTACCTGAAACAATCCAGATAATAGGGTGACAGTTGCAGCCACGTGGACCCTCTCTGCGTCCCGGGCTGTTTCATTCACTATACTGGAGTTGGTCACATCGTCCCACACCATAAACTTAGAGTCTGGAGCTACTCGCTCTATGACCCCTCCTATCATCACACTCAACACTGCATATGTCCCTGGGAAAGGAAGACAAACACCAGAAAACAACACCTTAGATATAATTTAGGAAAATTTCCTTCAGCCTGTCTTGAAATGTAAAAGTGTGTGCTTACCTTAGCTTATTGTAACAACTGATTAGATCCCATAATGtgacatgtttttgttaaaatgaatgAGAAATGATAAATAACAAAATAGTTCCATGTTGGATGAGATATATTTAGTAATTCTTGATATACTTGTAACGACTGTGTTCATTGTGTCATAGATGACTGAATATGATTCATAGTTAAAGCTTTTTCAATATTTCCATATTCTAAAAATtcttataaaatatttaatcattGGGGAAGATAACCCCAGCTCTAAAATGCATCAAATGTATATATCAAATATATGGATATGTTAGTAAAGAATGGGAAAACACCACCAGGATGAAATTTGGTTTGACAGAAGTCATCAGGtttgttctttaaatattttctacAGGATGATATAGCTAAGAATGAAATCAATCATACTTCAAAAACCAGCTCAAACTGGGTTGTCTTTGGCTCAGGGCCATTTCTGTAATTTTAATTCTGCCCTCATTTTTTAAGTGACCACTTGCCCCTCAAAACAGATTTACAGAATAGTGTGGTGAAATCTTCCCCTACAAAACAGAACGACCTTTGATGTTCCTGATATTTCATCAGTAGTCGTTGATGGTAGTTAAAACAAATAATGTTAACGGACATTTTTACTGCAAGcaatactttttaaacactttatcaaaacaaaaagtaccataatgtacaaaaacaacacatattTAAGGCAGGCTGTTAGTCATGTTCTGTCTTATGCATGAAGTAACTGCTTTGTTCTCATTTGTACTTTCTTTTAAGCATGATGATTCACAAGGCATTCTAGGAGAGTTCCCATACTTGGTTTAGAGTGTGCCTCTGGAAAGTGTTCATTTGAAGGGCTATGTATGTACCCCAGCACCTCACCCCACCCCTCCACTCCAACAAAAATTAAGACAGCCTTACCCTCAACATGAACACACAAATGTAGAAGTAGGGATAAGTGGTGGGAGAAAGGGCTGAATTGGGACTGAGCCTTTGGGTGTAGACATTTTTCCCTCTTCTAATAATGAATGATTTGTCATTTGCATTTTAGTACTAGAAAATGGCAAATACATACTAAATGCTGTAAgacagtgcttcccaaagtgtggggcAGGGCCCCAGAGGTAGTGCAGCTGGGCTGTAAGAAGTCTTTTATAATaactaaaaaacaaatgaatcatATTTAACAATTTCATCAATTAATTGTGTTAATTATGTATTTTAGCCCTGTTTTAGATAATcagaaaataattaattacatGCAACTTGCAAGTCTCAGAAGTGCAAAGCACAGCCAGATGTTTCAACTGGTGTCACCGGTTTTAATTAAATCAGTGGAACAGGTGTCACGGTTTGACTCGGGCTGGATTAACTGGTATTACTCTATTAATCATTGTATTATGTTGCTGGCTTGTcaatttcaatcatttttaagtGTGTTTGGAGACAAAAATACAACTAGGACAGAGTTTTCCTGGCCACAATGACATTTACAGAGATGAATAAGAGAAATGAAAATTGATGTGACTTGGCAGTGGCTCATTAATTGGACTTTGTGATGCCACAAACACTTATTAAGTAATATAAATTTATCTGAAAACCAAGTGTTTACATGGAAATTTActgcttaagaaaaaaaaaaaaaaaaaacaggaaggcAAATATTTGAGTCTCTTGTTATGGTTGTACAAGGGTTTTGGTgggccccagaagattttcaggtcttAGATTTGGCTGCAGCGTACTGAAGTTTGAGAAAGACTTCTTTAAGGTGTTCATTAACctgaagaaaaatataaatttttatGAATTACATAGCCTCAGTGCTCTCTGACAGTGGATATTGTAATGACTTGATGTCCatctatacatccatccattgtcTATACCCCTTAAGCTGTTCTGGGACACAGGCAGCTGGTGTTATTCCCAGGTGTCATAATTTATGTAGACAGGTTCTGTCCAACCAGGagtcaaaccaggaaccttcttgctgtgaggtgaAAGTGCTAACCACTACTCCTTTGTGCAGCCTTGCATGATGTGCAGAATTTGCAAATGTCATGTTTGTAAAGTACTAACCAATGGAGATATGCTTAGATGTGCCGAAGATGAAATAGATCAGGACTGGGTAGAAGGAGGAATAAAGGCCAAAGACTGGAGGGACTGATGCGAGCAGAGCGTAGGCCATGCCTGTAGGAACAGCAGAGAAAAATCTTTGAAACAGCTGCAAGTAAAATATTGAGTGTGAGGGTGCACTAAAATTTCATAACAATCAAGCAAATCTCCACTTAAAACATGCTTCTTTTCCTTGCTGGCCCCTCCCTGTATCTCTACGTCTTGCCCCGCCATCCTCACCCTGTGGCAGCTGCATGATGCCCACGCTGATCCCAGAGATCAGGTCACCCAGAGCATTTTCTTTGAAGGAGTACCGAGGCAGCCATGACAGTACAGGAACAGTACCCAGCAGGCAGCTCTTCACCTTAGGACCAGAGCACCTGAAAAATGTGTATCACAGCAACAGGGGGAAAGAAGAGACACAAAGGACACTTTTTaattattcagttatttatccataaaaacactttaatatgAGTGGTTTGGTATGTATTAATGCTCTTGTATCTGACAGTGTTGGCCAATTTCAACACTGACTTCACTTGTTTTCCAGAAATCAGAACAGTTAATCAGTGATTGTTTCTCCTTGCCTGGCAActgcttgtttatttttgcttcaGCCCATCAAACCATTAAACCAGTTACATGAGGAAGTAGGAAATTTCGTCGCCAGCATCCTCATTTAATTATTAACAAAATTCTCACATTTAGACAGTAGAACTTGTTGCTTTTAATCTCTGGATATACTTCGTATTAGTTGACACTGTACAAGGGATTTTCTAATTTATTATGTGACATAATGTGGGCAAATATGTTGTGTGCTAATGTTGTAAACAGTtgaatgaaaaacacattttacttttGGCAGGAACACGTGAGAAAACGTCACATGCGCATGTTTGTGATTGTCTCAGGGGCTTTAAATGTCTATTGTTATTCACTTGCATAATGTTTTCTTCAGATACCCTCCTGATATGTTTATTACTCATATGACTTGGGAAAGAAGTTGATAAGAAGTAGATAAAGGAGGATTTATTACACAATCTCTTCATCAATTAATACTGTGTACTAACTGAAGGTGTTCtcttaaaacaacaataacaaacaaTAATACAGAGGTGAAGCACATTACCCATGTTAGACTTTCTTTATGACTTGGTAATATCCACTGTAAACTGGTCTTTAGCCCTTAGAGGAAACCTTTGGTACCAATAGTACACACAGGACAGAAAATATATCAATATGTACAGTAGGACTGCTCTGGATGCAGAGTAGACTGGTTGTGGGAAACTCTACCTCAGTGACTTTTTGACCTTCTCCGACAGAGATGTTGTTACTTCAGACTTCTTAGCCAGCTCCTCCACTGCTCCTTCATCCAGCACCTCCCTGTGCACGTTGTAGCCCGGTCGCCTCCTCTCTGCCATGGCTACAACAagctgcaacacaaacacaaaatagCTCCTTTAATTTACAAATAGGTCCCCTTTCCTTTTACAGTCCATTCATTTCCAAGTGCTTACCTGCTAACTGTATAGCAATGAGTAAATAAAACTGGTATGATTTAAATCAGTCAAGTTTTATTATGTGCAGTTTAATTTGTTCTGTAAtttatatatctttttttttaaatctagtgATATCTAATGAACCCCTACAAATACCAGCGGTATTACCTCGTAATGCACAACAAATACGAAATAATTACTGCATAAACTAGTGGGTGACTAGTGGGATGTGCACAATCTGGAAACTCGCggtattgcatttttttgcacttctgcattggcttcatttttcaggactggaggttgccgcttgtcTGGAACTAGAGCTGCTGAAAAAGTGGGCAGGCACTTTTGAGCTACAACAACTAAAGATGCTGTATTGTGTGCTGAAGAGGCTGTTTTGCACAGATATTagtatggtgtgccttgagattttggcttgatcttaggtatAACATGGGCAAAAAACTTTGGATTATACCCACGTAAGACCACTCTACCAAGGCATTGTGTGACCACATTCTGTATAGGAATGTGtggtacaatatgatacagtacagtacaatgCAATATCATAAGACACAAAGGTTACAATAGGATACGGTAAGATAAGGTACAATAGGatagtggttcccaaccttttttccttagggcccCTCTACTtctatctaagaaaagctaggcCACTCAGGACCAacttggaaaaagtacacaacagTGTTAAGTGCTTTCAGTGACAAAATCCCATCCTAAAAGGCCTACACACACTTGTTCTTAACAAGTACAAATTAACCGTTATTTCAATAGTGTATTACGGcttctagaaaaaaaatgaagaggatCTATTCATTTTTCGAAAAACAAATTTGAAtctaaaagttgtaaatgtacaaTAAACGAAATGAAGAATTTTGAGATTACAAAGTctaaaatccaaccactgtttttagtttggtttcttgaaattttgactttacacttTTGTAAACTTACAAATTTTAAACTTGAGATTTTTGAGTTTCCTTTTGTCAAAATCTAAGAATTTATGTATTCAGGAATTTAAGTTTTTTCTTGGTAATTTCCAGCTTTTTAAATTccgaaattctgagtttgtctattttaaatgactttatcATCTCAAAAAATGTAACCCtctctctatccactgtcctatccaataaaggcaaaaaggccaaaaacaaatcttgaaaaaaaaaaaaaaaaaaacagattctttttattgtttaatatacagtgcttaacaaatttattagaccaccacccaaagtaaggtttatgccacagctgccctaaattaacagcattggtaattacctaaatcatgttttatgtttctgcaatggtatTGATATTGATGATATTTTTAAGGCTAAAacataattattgttgttatccatgaatttacaaatttactgatttacaaaaaacctgaaaaatagtaaagcaccttaatatttcttgattaatatgtcaaattagagttatttacttgcattcctgaacagaaaaattagttttagtggttgaattttATGCTTGATTCACTTCTGACTACtaagagaagcccagtgagatggcttaaatttgggtataaaaaagtgaattcagtttgaaattcctcattcctgttcaaaatggtaaaacgtggaaagctcactgaaaatga
This window of the Cheilinus undulatus linkage group 11, ASM1832078v1, whole genome shotgun sequence genome carries:
- the slc26a6 gene encoding solute carrier family 26 member 6 isoform X2, encoding MAERRRPGYNVHREVLDEGAVEELAKKSEVTTSLSEKVKKSLRCSGPKVKSCLLGTVPVLSWLPRYSFKENALGDLISGISVGIMQLPQGMAYALLASVPPVFGLYSSFYPVLIYFIFGTSKHISIGTYAVLSVMIGGVIERVAPDSKFMVWDDVTNSSIVNETARDAERVHVAATVTLLSGLFQILLGLVQFGFVVTYLSEPLVRGYTTGAAVHVIVSQLKYTFGISPPRYNGPMSLIYTVLEVCYLLPETNIGTLVVSIVAITGLILLKELNAYLSKKLPIPIPVELLGVVLATIISWQVDLNGKYEVDVVGLIPSGLQPPAAPMASLFGQVIGDAFALAVVGYGIAISLGRIFALKYGYKVDSNQELIALGLSNSIGGFFQCIPISCSMSRSMVQESTGGKTQVAGALSAVVILVITLWIGKLFEELPKAMLAAIIYVNLHGMMKQFLDIPVLWRSNKIDMVVWIVTFILTVLLNPDLGLAASIGFSMLTVIFRTQLPKYSLLGQVPETDIYRPLEDYNQVKEVPGILIFRSSATLYFANAEMYQEALGRKIHKDYGQIGVEVFLAGCQTGVVDNLQTGGFFNEKVTKSCLFSTVHDAVLYCQSFIKQSQDKGLYKEMTETHF
- the slc26a6 gene encoding solute carrier family 26 member 6 isoform X1 — its product is MAERRRPGYNVHREVLDEGAVEELAKKSEVTTSLSEKVKKSLRCSGPKVKSCLLGTVPVLSWLPRYSFKENALGDLISGISVGIMQLPQGMAYALLASVPPVFGLYSSFYPVLIYFIFGTSKHISIGTYAVLSVMIGGVIERVAPDSKFMVWDDVTNSSIVNETARDAERVHVAATVTLLSGLFQILLGLVQFGFVVTYLSEPLVRGYTTGAAVHVIVSQLKYTFGISPPRYNGPMSLIYTVLEVCYLLPETNIGTLVVSIVAITGLILLKELNAYLSKKLPIPIPVELLGVVLATIISWQVDLNGKYEVDVVGLIPSGLQPPAAPMASLFGQVIGDAFALAVVGYGIAISLGRIFALKYGYKVDSNQELIALGLSNSIGGFFQCIPISCSMSRSMVQESTGGKTQVAGALSAVVILVITLWIGKLFEELPKAMLAAIIYVNLHGMMKQFLDIPVLWRSNKIDMVVWIVTFILTVLLNPDLGLAASIGFSMLTVIFRTQLPKYSLLGQVPETDIYRPLEDYNQVKEVPGILIFRSSATLYFANAEMYQEALGRKSGIDITKFLSAKKKLEAKRKRHEKENAKKAKKEAKKNTVDSKGEPESEQTKDIAVIEMDFEPDPSLPRAIVLDLSPVNFLDTVGVKTLRSIHKDYGQIGVEVFLAGCQTGVVDNLQTGGFFNEKVTKSCLFSTVHDAVLYCQSFIKQSQDKGLYKEMTETHF